The DNA segment AATTATTTACTTGATAGATAAAAGTAGCTCTTCAGCAGAGTGAGGAAATGAGTGTCTGTGGGAGCCAGCTggagtgctgggagctgggtaAGATAGGAGAACAATTTGTTTGCCTCTTTAAGGTTGATCCTGGTACATCTAAAATAACTACAAAAGTAAAGGATCAAAAGATTTAGGAGATGATCTTGTTTGTGTCatacaaacagaatttttttattcacacCCCCCTTCCCAGTTTTGAGTTTCCATTTCTTGATTTAGTGACTGTTcccttttcttaaaaacttcTGTTGTTGGGCAGATAGTCAAAAAGTTCTCATTAAAAAATTCCTATGAACAATCCTCCAAGTAGATGATAGAAACCCTGCATGATGTGTGGTGCCAAAATGAGTTATAGAGGGCAAAACTGATGTGGTAGCTCAGTAATGCTGTCTCACATCTCATGTGACAAACACTTCATGTGAGTACCCATAGCTTCTCTGATGCTTTGGATAATTCCTTTTCATGATGCAGCGGCTGTTCATTTTCTTGgtcattaaaaacattttatgcaCAACACCTGTAACAGAAATACTCTGGTTTGTCTTTGAATGGCTGAGTgtttaaagctttttattttggctGCACAGTCTTCTAAAACTTCCTTGAAAAATATGCTGGTTTCAGAAGCTTGATGAGATTGCTTGTAGCAAAGAATAAAGTGCTGTGGGAATATTTCTTCACAGCTGTAAAGACACACAGAGGTTGGTGGGAGAAAGAGAGTTAGAAGAGAAAGGGCATTTCTGGGTGGATTGTTCTGGCACATATGTTTGTCATCTCTTAATCTCCATTTTAAATTATCACTTTCAGTGCTCTCTTCTCATGGTCTTgctgatagattttttttttgggagttATTAAGCCACTGTGTTTGGCAGAACCTACAGGTAGGCTGAGTCTCCTGCTTAAATGAATTAGCTAGTTTACATAGTTGCTGTTCTTTCCCTTTCAACTTCAAAGGTCAAGATCTGGCAGGCATTGACAGCCTTTTGTGAATACACATTGATATCAGAAAATTATCTTTCCATTtatctttttcaaaaaatttgTCTTTGATGTTTGTGAAAAATCCATTAGGGAAggatttctgtattttgcagcAGACTatctttctgaaaattctgTCTAGATGTTTGTATGGAGTATGCACAAACTTCTACCAAGTTAATTTGGTGTAGCTGAATTGCATAAAAAATGACCAAAATTCATTTCTAAATGTTGTGAACAGTGTTCCCTTTGCTAATGAGTATGCTTTTCTGTGCAGTCTGCAATCTGCTATTGTCATTGCCTGAACAGTGTGCCCTTTGCTAATGAGTATGCTTTCCTGTGCAGTCTGCAATCTGCTATTGTCATTGCAGATTGCTGAATAGAAGTGTGATCTGTTTCATCAGAGAGCCAATACCACATGTGGTTCCTGAACCACAGGTTAGGGAGTATTATCCAGTTGTGTTCAGTGTTCTGCAAACAGGTACCTCTTTGCACTAGATAAGCTACTGTTGAATAATCACTTGGCTTGTGTCAGCAGAAGGGTTAGAAAATTGACTATAAAAGGTTATAGTCTTGTTTGCTCTGCATTTGCGCTCCCAGAAAGGGAATATTTTAGTCTTTGAATTAAAAGATAGTGGATTTAGATTTTAGGTTCCATTTCCACCCCTATTCTCTTCTTGATCTCTCCTTGCCCATCCATGGCTCGAAGAGTGGATTTGTGTCTCTTATACTTAGCCCCCTAGGGTTCTTTTTCCAAGACAGTAGTCCACCCTGTCATCCTTAGTTTCATAGCTTTTACAATTGGAAATTACTGCTgaaattaatctgttttctgtACAATGTATTccagaattttgcttttcctcGTATCTGTATTTTAGGAAACAGTTTTCTTTGAGGACTGAGTAAAAGAGGActcattttttcagcttttggagCTACTTTGGTATGATGTTTATGCTTGTGAGATGGGTGCTTTTCCAAATTGGGGGATGTGCTTTGTTTCTGTACATTCAAGGTGGTGTATAGAAGGTAGATGTTTCACTGTCTTTGAATGCAGATAGCTTTATGTCAGCACTGCTTGATGCAGAAAGTCAGCCATTAGAGTCTGTTCTTTGTTAGCTGTTGTTCCAGGTACATGTCCTCTTTGTAActtgtgctttcttttgttCCTAACAGTTTTAAGAACTTTGATTTGGAAGACTCTCAGAAGTGTGCAGTAGACTGGTTGATGATTGGCCCATCTTCCAAGAGGGAGGAGTACAAAGTGTGTGGATCTTCCATACCTCCATCTTTCATCTCTGCAAGGGACCATGTGTGGATATTTTTTCACTCAGATGCATCAAGCTCAGGACAGGCTCAGGGATTTCGCCTTTCTTATATTAGAGGTAGAatctctcttttgtttgttgGCTTCCCTTTTATACTGTCTCTGGCAAAACTTGGAAGACAGCAGTACTTTTTTTTGACAGGCATCTTGGGCCGTTGATGACTGTAAAGTATTGATGTGGTAACACTGATATTTTTTGCATGTGGCTTTTTAACAGTATTGCTGAAGTGTACTGGCTTGACTAATTAGCTTGTGACATGCATGGTAGTAGATGTTGAAAAGTGATATCAGATAGTTCCAAAAGTTTTGATActgacttttttctctctgtcctctTTCACAGGAAAGATAGGTCAGTCTGTGTGCCAGTCAGATGAATTCCGTTGTGCAAATGGGAAGTGTATTCCCAGTACTTGGAAGTGTAACTCCATGGATGAGTGTGGTGATAATTCAGATGAGAGAAATTGCACTGTCCCTCCAACAGACCCTCCATCCAGCATCTGTCCCTCAGGAATGTTTCAATGCAGCGCAGCCCACTCCACCAAATGCCTGATGAACGAGCTGAGATGTAATTCAGTTAAAGACTGTGGTGATGGTTCAGATGAAGATAATTGTCCTGATCTTTCCTGTGGCAAAAGGCTGGGTAATTTTTATGGATCTTTTGCTTCCCCAGACTTATTCCGTGCTGATCACAGCAGGTCAGACCTTCGTTGCACATGGTATGTGGACACGCAGGACAATCGGCACGTTCTGCTGCAGCTCGATCTGCAGCTGGGCTACAATGACTATGTAAAGGTGTACGATGGCATTGGGGAGAGAGGTGATAAATTAATGCAGACGTTTTCACACCACAACAACAGGCACTCGGTGAGTGTGGAGTCGTCAAAGGGTCAGCTCACTGTCTCCTATCATGCCCGCTCCAAGAGCACTGGCCATGGGTTCAATGCAACCTATCAGGTGAAAGGCTACTGCCTTCCTTGGGAGCACCCTTGTGGAAGTGATGAGGAGTGTTTCACAGATAAGCAGCATTGTGATGGCTGGTGGCATTGTCCAAATGGCAAGGACGAGGAGAACTGTCCTGCTTGCCAGAAGAATGAATACCCATGTGAAGGAAACAGTGGGCTTTGTTACTCAATACTTGACCGTTGTAATAACCAGAAGAACTGTCCAGATGGCTCAGATGAAAAAAACTGCTTTACTTGCCAGCCAGGAAATTTCCATTGTGGGACAAACCTGTGCATCTTTGAGACTTGGCGCTGTGATGGCCAAGAAGACTGCCAGGATGGAAGTGATGAACGTAACTGCCTGGTGGTTGTTCCCAGGAAGGTCATCACAGCTGCTCTCATTGGGAGTCTCGTGTGTGGCTTGCTGCTGGTGATAGCACTGGGCTGtgcatttaaattatattctctGAGGACTAGGGAATACAGGTAAGTGTCTTGCTCTGTCGTCGTTTTTGTAGCTGTGGTGGTTTTTTCCATtgtgttaaaaggaaaaaaaagttgattcTTAACCAGAGAATTTGCAAAATACTGTGAAATCAAATCCAAGGACTTGATGACAGCTAAGTAGTGGTCACTGCATTAGGCTTAGAGAAGATTTCTGGGAGTAGTGAGCGGAAATATCAGCTCTTCTGTGGTCTGTGAGAAGCACATGTTTATTGTGTGGTATGGCAAAAGCTGTATCTAACCTAATCTGTCTCGAGcagcttccttttccttcttatcCCCTTGCAATGATCCCCTTGCCCCTGCCAAAAACTGAATGCTGAGCTGCTACAGTCAAGTCTTCACTGAATCTGAATTGAATAACCCTTCACCCCTTCTCAGATTCTCCAGTTCTCAGTTCTGCTGGAAGTGGTGTCCTGCTATGGTGGGGCCTGTTCCGAGCAGGAGTTGTCCATGGTATAAGCTGTGCCCCTTTCCCCTGGTTCTGTACGCCTCATTTTAGGTGTAGTGTGTGTTTCTTTGCCTATGTGTTATGTGCAAGTGGGGTTCTGCCTTGTAGGACAGAATCAGAAGGGACTTTATGGCTCCCATCTCATCATGTGCACCAGCTCTGTGCTATGCTGCTGACACTGTTTTAAATAGTGTGCTTTACTTTCTCTCCTGATAAAATCTGCGTGATTAAGGActtgcagaagagctgctgtgctAAGGTGGGACCTTCAGTTGCCTCTATTGTGGCAGAACTGGCaaacctctctgcagctgcaagcTGTCCCTGTTTGTGCGATTGTTTCCAGTTCTTAATGTCTTTTCCAAAAATAACCTTTGGGCCCTTGCTGAACAAGCTACTGCTGTTACTGGCACAACAACTACTGGCCAGCTGAAAAAACTTCAGTTGCCACAGTGTCCAGCCTGAGACTGCACTAGAGAGTTTGCTGATTTGATTCATTCCTATTTATACCCTGTACtccttctgtttatttttgcatcCTGATAAGATTTTCACGGAGCTTAGTGGAAAGTTTGTGGTTTTATTCCTAGCATGAGCCCTTTGGCAGTTACACATTAGTGTCAGGGAGTCAGGGCAAGCTGTTACTTCTCTTGCATGTTTTCCCTCTGGTTTTTGCAGAGCATTTGAGACTCAGATGACGCGGCTGGAGGCAGAGTTTGTGCGGCGGGAAGCTCCACCCTCCTATGGACAGCTGATTGCACAAGGACTCATCCCCCCAGTCGAAGACTTCCCTGTGTACAATGCATCACAAGTATGCAGACAATGAGTATTTCAGCTGCCAAACTACTATAAGTTAGATTAAAATCAATCTGGAACTGTATTTCAGTGGCTATGCTAATTAtatggaaataatgaaaaatatgtaagCGTTACATGGAGCTGAAAAGCCACAGTTCCACAGGTGCTGTGGGTAGTTCTGAACACATTAAATGTGTTTGTTGGGGAACAGCAGTTTTGCTGTACATCAAGACAGAATGAATACAGACAGAGAGAAAGGTCAGAAAgtaaatagaaaagaaaggcttttcaAGCTGAAACTGTAAATGCACCTGAAATGATAAGAAAATAAAGTCTCTAGCAGTATTTTTGGAAAATTCTTAGTTTTCCAAGAtgattaattttcatttacaggTAAATTACACTGGCAAGTCATGAAGTCATTCTGTTTCATTGCTGAGTACTCAGAAAACATCTGTACTCTGTCAGAAGTATCCATCTGAGATACAGTTCCTAATGTGATAAAGCACTTGAAGTTTGGTACTCCAGAAAATTAACTTCCTGGGCGGATGAGTAGGGCTTAAACTCATAAAGGAAACACTGTGAGAGACAGAAGTTGTGGCTGCCGGGCCCTGGCAGTGTTtaaggctgggttggatggggtATTGAccagcctggtctagtgggaggtgttcACAGCAGGGAATTTGGAATTAATTtggatctttaaggtcccttgcGAACCAAAGCATTCTATGAATCTGTGAGAGTCTTTTGGTGGGGGCTGAGCTGTCTTTGGTGTTCTCAACTAGGTTGTCAGAAAAGATGCATTTAAGAAGGAAGCACAGGGATCAGGTCTGAGTACTGTGACAGAGGGGATACTGGTGGGGAGAGCAGGGTTTGGAAACCTTTGAGAAGGTGTGAAATGCTGTTGTGCCCCGTGTGTTGCAGGCGTCGGTGCTGCAGAACATCCGCACGGCCATGCGGCGGCAGATGCGGCGCCACTCGTCGCGGCGCAGCGCGTCCCGGCGCCGCCTGGGCTCCTCTTCAATATGGGCATTATGTTCATGACAAGCCTGCATTCCCTTCCCCATCTGGAGCAGGCTCTTCCACAGGCCTCGAGGGAGAGGGCAGATCCCCCTGCTGACCCCTGCCCGCGCCTCACAGACTACTCTGGGGGATGGcatcctcagcactgctgctggcaccgCTGGCACCGCTCCACCCTCCCCAGAAGGACCTGGCTTAGAGGCAAATGGCCAAGCCAGGGGCCCAGCAGAAGCTGGATGTAGCAGCTCGCAGCCAGAGACTGAAATTACAGAGCCAGCGCCTTCCAACCTCTGCCAGCCAAAtacctgcacagcagcacatgcagagccccaggctggaCACGCCAACAAATCTTTAAGTGCTGACTCTGACAGAGAGCTTAAGCAGTCCAGTAAAGTAGATCCAGGAAAGGCTTTCAGAGATCCTTTATCTGAAAGTGTTACAGAAACGATCCATGGAGGGTCAGTATCCAGGAGGACTGTCCCAGAGGACAGTAGTTTAAGTGGAAGTCATCCACTGAGTGAAGATCCGTGTAGATTACCCTTAAAAATGTGGGAATCTGGTTATCCAGACAGCTCTATGAATGTTCATATCCAAGTGAATGGACAAAACCAATGTTGCCCTAACTCACACCAGGAGGAGCCTTTGGGTGTTCATGCAGCTTGTTGCCATTCTGTGGAAGTGCCAATGTTACAGTCATCTACTTCCCTCTCTGAAAACAATACCAGTGATGATGAATCTTTACTTGTTTGCtaataaaaatttttgttttgtccaTGTAGATTTTGTAACTTCATTGTTTTTGTGGCAGTGCACTTTGATGATAGGTGGGATGTCTGTGCTCCCAAATTTCTCTCTTAAAATGAGTGTGCTTTAATCCCACAGTGAGTTCAGTACAAGACTAAATGGGACAAGCTTATGTCACCACTGCTATTCCTGAAAGAAGCAGGCCAGTATGTGATGTTAGGGGCTAGGAGAACTGGAATGTGTCACTGCAGTTTGGAGGCATCTCAGTCCTCTGGtatttcttttgtgcttttacTCACTCTGCATTCAGTGTTTCTTTGCCTTTCAGTGGTCTTACTGAACTAGAGAACTGTGTTGGAACCTGGGGCAGACACCAGTCATTGTAACTCTGAGTTCAAACTACAAATAACATTGTCTTTTTAGgcataataatttaattaaaatttaataattttaattaaacataCTTAGGAGGAATTAAAATCCCTTGTAACTTCCTCTTTTATAGAAACTGCTCACTTCTTTTGCTcccttcagaaatgttttgatgGCCATATGGACCTCAGAGCATCCACTAAATCTGAAGTTTCTGTATGGAATACCCAGAATGAAACCAGGTGTCTTAGCTGCTAAAGCTTGGTAATGAGAGTGTAGCAGTGTTCAGTATAAGTTgcagcaatatttattttttgcatcatcatgtgtttcattttcttcatagtgATGTTGTGAGTATTGCAGAATTATTTCCTCCCGCTctaccttttttcctcccttgtgTTTCCAGGGACTATATGCTGATACACTTTGAGTGTTCCTGAAGAACACTGAGGCTTTACAGCTCCttggagctgcactgggaagCACTGAGCACTTGGTCAGGACCAgacttctgttttattttgaaataaaatctgcCTCACAAGTTTGCCTGTAAATCTGCTATGGAAGTGCAGATGCATAAGCCAgtgattttatttatcttttatttttagagaatgttatattgcttttttaattttgttttttttgaagAACTGAAATACATCAGTGCCATTTTTAAAGCTGACACTGTGTAGACTGTATACATTAATATAAACTGGtgcctttttggttttgtagaGCGTTATTAAAAGTAAGCACATTATTTACTTGTAAGAAGGTGGCATTGCTTAACAAGGAGTCCTGCAGAATGACAGAACTGTGATGTGTGATAGCCTGGTCCTGTTCTGATGGCTGTGGGGTGGTGGCCAGGCTCTCCCTACTCTAACAAGAGCTCTGCTTCAATTTCCCTGTGACACAgtgaaaaatgctttataaaGGAGTTAACAAGGAAATTGAAGTTGCTGCTCTGTAAACTTCTGAGAGCTCCAAAACCTGTTTGTTGTTGTAGGAATTCAGGTTGTCTGGAGTTATTAACTGAACTTGTGAAATTGGGGTCTTTGGCATCTGTGGGTCTGAgttctgctgctcacaggacTTTCCTGGCTGTAAAGGCAAACAGACTTTGGCAGTGAACAGTTAAGTTTACATCAAGTGTCAAagattttttccattaaatggGCTATTTTTTGCCCTGGATCTTTTACTAGGACTCCCTTTGGGGGAGTGCCTTGAAAAACACAAGGAATAGAACTTTGGCCTACTAAAATGTAATATGGAAGAATTAAATAgaagtgactttttttccccctcttctaTTGCAAATTAGTTTCATACTGTGCATTCCAGAGTTAGAAGATTCAAATTCTTAAGGGCATTAATACCAGGAAGGGCTTGTGGCAAAATGCATAATAAGAGTTGTAATTGCACTAAATAAATACtgctcagtaatttttttttcccaggttctTTTGTGATGTGATCAGAACTCATTTCATCAAAGAAAATGTAGTTTTGAAAGAGAGCTTGCCTTCCTAGCATTTGTAAACATTTTGGGTACATTCCACCTTTGCAAGGCCATGTACTGTAGTCATTGCACTGCCAGGGTAGTTTCCATCAAAGTCTACAGGTtttagtgtctttttttttttttttttttggggggggggggggggggggggggggggggggggggggggggggggggggggggggggggggggggggggggggggggtttttttttttttttaactaaaggTAATTTTAAATCCTTAGACTTGTATGTGTAAGGTAGGTAAGTACAGTTAGGAGAAAGATTAAAGTTTCGTATTGTGTGGATATGAAGGACGTTAACAATACACgtatatttatttctgttgcagaaaaatgtttctataaTGAAATAATGCTGGTCATGCCATGCCTTAAACCATCACCATCATAAGGCTCATAAAGTTGAAATATGTACTTTGGAgtactgctgtgttttgggattAACCCTGAACAGCTAACACTATCTTAAGATGTGTAACTTCACATTATTTCATATGTTTATCATACATATTTTATGTATTGATTCACTCACTATTAATTTTACAGAAGAAATCTCTATGTTTACATTATGAGCACAAAGAGGTAAATTGCAGTGCCCTGGAATGTCAATACCTGCATAAATCACAAAGTCTGCCATAGAGCCATCTCTTGTTAAGTGTTGAACAGGGAATCAACCATCCTCAAAGGCACCTCAGTTCTGCTTCATATAAACTGCCTCCTCGTATTCAGAActtgaaattagaaaaaaaggaaaaaaaagtggaaataaaacactttgaaGACTATACAACCTTAAATTAATCAGCCAGTAAACTTGTTAAAATTTTTGTTACTTCAGTAATGTTTTTCTGCACTCTTTAAAGATTTTTGTAGACAGCAAACAAAGTGTTtaagtttggttttggttttttaagatACAAAAGTCCCCTGTCCAAGCAAGCCAAAAGAACCCAAACCAACCTTTCCAAAAGGACCCTCTGAATAGAGAGGAATActtactgttttaaaaacaatgcaAGCTCATAGGCAGTACAAAGGGGAAAAGTGATTCCCTTAATATTTTCTCTACTGCTATTAAAGCAGGGAATATTTCTGTTAGAAATTCTCATACCTTCCAGCTTGTCTGTTACTCTACAACATCCCTTAAATGTAGTTGTTCtctctttctgttctctgctttttggctttttttttgtttgtttttaatttgtgttgtATTTATTAATGCAGTTACATTTTACCATAGTGTGTGCAGGCACATGATTCAGGTATGACATCACATTTACCAGTgtccactgctgctgcctggactGAGCAAGATACTAAGCAAGAAAGATGCTGGACATCATCATAATTTGCCTTTCTTTGGatctcttaatttttaataaaatttcacATGTCCAGAGCCTGTGGGTTTCTGACTGTCACTCTTAGCACCTAAGCTTGAGGATTCCTAAACTGTACTCCAGAGTCAGTTTGACTCAGACTCTTACATGTCAACCCATGACTCCATATGTTAACATGAATTTGGGGCGAGGAGgtgtattttggtttggttttatacctctgggtttttttaatcatctgCTTTTTCTGGTAGCTGAAGCTGGTTGAAGGGCtgtcactttttaaataatacCTGTGAAATCTTGGTGCTATGAAATGCACTGTTGTATACAGCTGCCTTtagtatgtatgtgtgtgtgtgcatatatcCCAACTAAAACTTCAGATTCTGGCTCTTGTGTTCTTGTCTGCAGGGATTAAATAGTTACCAAGGTTGAGGTGAGAGGTGGAGGTTTATATTTCATTCCCTCTCATTCTGTGTGTTCTCTGCTTTATGATGCCCTCTGCATCTCCCTCCCTTCTATTGCTGTGTCTTACTGTAGGACTTAAATTTGGTTTTGGCCTCTCAGCATCTTCTCACTCACTTTCTAATCCTTTTTcttggattttccttttcccttttccaagtGCAGAAGTTTCTCATGGAAGGTGGAGCACTGGTAATAGGTGTCAAGAACCAAGGAGAGGAGGTTTAAAAACCAGAGTTTGGTTTGCCTGTACTCACAGCTGGAAAAGACAAATTCTAAGCAAAGTTTaaccttcatttttctttcagtaccTCTTATAGAACTCCTCAGCAGGTGAATAACTGTGAGCAATTTCTGATTTGGTTCTTGGTACAAAGGAGCTGGAAaccaaatgatttttttccaaggtttAACAGTAAGTGAAATGTAAGAAATACCTTGACAAAGGCAAACCATGTAGCACAGTGATGACTGTGCTCTGTTGCTGCTTTTGTCAATCCTGTAATAAATCAGGTAAGAATAATCCAATCCATTTTTTATTGACTTTCCTTAGACTGACTTACAGGTAATACTCCCCAGagtatttttctgcattacAGCCTCGAATATTTTATGCTACATAAATATAGCACATAATGTATAGGCTTATATAGTACTGCATTGCTATTCAAGCTTTATTTAAACTCCTTTCTGTTGGAAACACCTTGCCTTTCTATATCAAGTATCACAATACTCTCAACATGCTGATAGTGTCAGCTGtttcaagtgtttttttcaGTGGGCTTTAAAATATTAGTAATTATGCCTCCTTTGGGGCTAGTTGTCTTTAGGAAAGACTCTTAGATGATGTGCTGCTAAATTTCATTTAGCATATGAATTTATACTTCTAATTTTGTACATTGATTTCTGGGGTTAGAAATTCTACACGTTAGGCACTAATCTTTGTAAAGCCTTTAGTGTATGTgatgctgggagcagagatgaagCTGTTCctaaaaatgaaacatcatGGAACACTTTCTTGGGGTTTGATATGTAATTCAGAGATGAGGTCTAGTAAATCATTCTGTTCTAAATCAAGCCTTCTGATTAGAGGCCAATGTTGTTACTTTTCAAGCCTGTCAGTATAATCAGGGAAAACAAGCCAAATtcaatttttgttctttaattttgcttttgatttccTTATATAACAGCCAAGAAAAGTCTTGGTAGCTGTTGCAGCATTATTACTActactggggggggggggtttctttggatctcttaatttttaataaaatttcacATGTCCAGAGCCTGTGGGTTTCTGACTGTCACTCTTAGCACCTAAGCTTGAGGATTCCTAAACTGTACTCCAGAGTCAGTTTGACTCAGACTCTTACATGTCAACCCATGACTCCATATGTTAACATGAATTTGGGGCGAGGAGgtgtattttggtttggttttatacctctgggtttttttaatcatctgCTTTTTCTGGTAGCTGAAGCTGGTTGAAGGGCtgtcactttttaaataatacCTGTGAAATCTTGGTGCTATGAAATGCACTGTTGTATACAGCTGCCTTtagtatgtatgtgtgtgtgtgcatatatcCCAACTAAAACTTCAGATTCTGGCTCTTGTGTTCTTGTCTGCAGGGATTAAATGGTTACCAAGGCTGAGGTGAGAGGTGGAGGTTTATATTTCATTCCCTCTCATTCTGTGTGTTCTCTGCTTTATGATGCCCTCTGCATCTCCCTCCCTTCTATTGCTGTGTCTTACTGTAGGACTTAAATTTGGTTTTGGCCTCTCAGCATCTTCTCACTCACTTTCTAATCCTTTTTcttggattttccttttcccttttccaa comes from the Ficedula albicollis isolate OC2 chromosome 11, FicAlb1.5, whole genome shotgun sequence genome and includes:
- the LRP3 gene encoding low-density lipoprotein receptor-related protein 3, with translation MRVNLFLTGKIESAVTSLAACSGELEQHTERRGVIYSPSWPSNYPPAINCSWYIQGDHGDMITISFKNFDLEDSQKCAVDWLMIGPSSKREEYKVCGSSIPPSFISARDHVWIFFHSDASSSGQAQGFRLSYIRGKIGQSVCQSDEFRCANGKCIPSTWKCNSMDECGDNSDERNCTVPPTDPPSSICPSGMFQCSAAHSTKCLMNELRCNSVKDCGDGSDEDNCPDLSCGKRLGNFYGSFASPDLFRADHSRSDLRCTWYVDTQDNRHVLLQLDLQLGYNDYVKVYDGIGERGDKLMQTFSHHNNRHSVSVESSKGQLTVSYHARSKSTGHGFNATYQVKGYCLPWEHPCGSDEECFTDKQHCDGWWHCPNGKDEENCPACQKNEYPCEGNSGLCYSILDRCNNQKNCPDGSDEKNCFTCQPGNFHCGTNLCIFETWRCDGQEDCQDGSDERNCLVVVPRKVITAALIGSLVCGLLLVIALGCAFKLYSLRTREYRAFETQMTRLEAEFVRREAPPSYGQLIAQGLIPPVEDFPVYNASQASVLQNIRTAMRRQMRRHSSRRSASRRRLGSCIPFPIWSRLFHRPRGRGQIPLLTPARASQTTLGDGILSTAAGTAGTAPPSPEGPGLEANGQARGPAEAGCSSSQPETEITEPAPSNLCQPNTCTAAHAEPQAGHANKSLSADSDRELKQSSKVDPGKAFRDPLSESVTETIHGGSVSRRTVPEDSSLSGSHPLSEDPCRLPLKMWESGYPDSSMNVHIQVNGQNQCCPNSHQEEPLGVHAACCHSVEVPMLQSSTSLSENNTSDDESLLVC